Proteins co-encoded in one Spirosoma endbachense genomic window:
- a CDS encoding 2-C-methyl-D-erythritol 4-phosphate cytidylyltransferase has product MTNSGTNAPNHHHFAIIVAGGSGSRMKSDVPKQFLLLNGKPILQHTLEQFLAVIPASRIILVLPARDQMIWSALCDQHNFHPSIQIVTGGATRFQSVRNGLAAIEVDEGLVAVHDGVRPFITPDIISTSFETAAQTGSAVTCVPVKDSVRVVEPDGSSKAVDRSLYRLIQTPQTFQLGLFRQAFKVEEQPFFTDCASVMEYSGFPITLIEGSYENIKITTPDDLRGR; this is encoded by the coding sequence GTGGAAGCGGCAGCCGGATGAAATCCGATGTGCCGAAGCAGTTTCTATTGCTCAACGGAAAACCCATTCTTCAACACACACTCGAACAGTTTCTGGCCGTAATTCCGGCTTCCCGGATCATTCTGGTACTCCCTGCCCGCGATCAGATGATCTGGTCAGCCCTCTGCGACCAACATAATTTTCATCCTTCAATACAGATCGTTACGGGTGGAGCCACTCGTTTTCAATCCGTTCGTAACGGGCTGGCTGCCATTGAGGTCGATGAAGGATTAGTTGCTGTTCACGACGGTGTCCGGCCGTTTATTACGCCGGATATTATTAGTACCAGCTTCGAGACGGCTGCCCAAACGGGATCGGCCGTGACCTGCGTACCCGTGAAGGATTCGGTGCGAGTTGTTGAGCCAGACGGAAGTAGCAAGGCTGTTGACCGAAGTCTGTATCGCCTGATACAAACTCCTCAAACCTTCCAGCTGGGTTTATTCCGGCAAGCGTTTAAGGTAGAGGAACAACCATTTTTTACCGATTGTGCCAGCGTAATGGAATATTCTGGCTTCCCGATTACGCTCATCGAAGGGTCGTACGAGAATATCAAGATCACAACACCCGACGATTTGAGAGGGCGTTAA
- a CDS encoding pyridoxal phosphate-dependent decarboxylase family protein, whose protein sequence is MNDSLLAAYSSETFRHQAHALVDLLADHLDTVGKAEQAVLPYAEPDEQLAYWKADFQKPANADPLPLLADIVQRSIHLHNPRFMGHQVAPPLPLAALTGLLTGLLNNGMAVYEMGMTANALERIVTQWLARKMNFGNDASGVLTSGGTLANLTALLTARAVTAPTDVWEAGHTTRLAIMVSEEAHYCVDRAARIMGLGSEGIIKIPTNDRFQMRTELLENYLEQAKEAGLTVFAVVGSACSTSTGSYDNLVAIADFCQKHKLWFHVDGAHGGAVVLSDKYRLLVQGIERADSVVVDFHKMMMIPALVTAVLYQRDADSYQTFQQKAQYLWADATAKDWFNSGKRAFECTKLMMSVKVYTVLRTYGEEIFTANVETLYGLARRFADLVRHRPDFELAVEPESNIVCFRYVGGEPMSDELDALNTQLRDRLLKDGRFYIVQTTLRGRVYLRVSLMNPLTTDVQLEGLLEQIHDMSSDYCANL, encoded by the coding sequence ATGAATGATTCATTACTTGCTGCTTACTCTTCCGAGACATTTCGCCACCAGGCACACGCGCTGGTCGATCTACTGGCAGATCATCTCGATACAGTTGGAAAGGCCGAACAAGCCGTTTTGCCCTATGCTGAACCCGATGAACAATTGGCCTACTGGAAAGCCGATTTTCAGAAGCCAGCCAATGCTGATCCGTTGCCTTTACTGGCCGACATCGTGCAGCGATCCATTCATTTACACAATCCACGATTTATGGGGCATCAGGTTGCCCCGCCACTACCGCTGGCGGCACTAACCGGTCTGTTGACCGGCCTGCTTAATAACGGGATGGCCGTATACGAAATGGGGATGACGGCCAACGCGCTCGAACGCATTGTAACCCAGTGGCTCGCCCGGAAAATGAATTTTGGCAATGATGCCAGTGGGGTGCTAACTTCGGGAGGAACCCTCGCAAACCTGACAGCCCTGCTCACCGCCCGAGCCGTAACGGCCCCAACAGACGTCTGGGAAGCAGGGCATACAACCCGGTTAGCGATTATGGTTTCTGAAGAAGCCCACTATTGTGTAGACCGGGCCGCCCGAATTATGGGACTCGGTAGCGAAGGCATTATCAAAATTCCGACAAATGATCGCTTTCAGATGCGAACCGAGTTGCTGGAGAACTATCTGGAGCAGGCAAAGGAAGCTGGATTAACGGTTTTTGCCGTTGTGGGTAGCGCCTGCTCAACCTCGACCGGCTCGTACGATAATCTGGTAGCCATCGCCGATTTCTGTCAGAAACACAAGTTATGGTTCCACGTCGATGGGGCGCATGGTGGGGCTGTCGTTCTTTCGGATAAATACCGATTGCTGGTTCAGGGTATCGAACGTGCCGATTCAGTAGTGGTCGATTTCCACAAAATGATGATGATCCCCGCGCTGGTGACAGCAGTTCTTTACCAACGTGACGCCGACTCGTATCAGACATTTCAGCAAAAAGCACAGTACCTCTGGGCCGATGCCACCGCAAAAGACTGGTTCAATTCAGGTAAGCGGGCTTTTGAGTGTACCAAACTGATGATGAGCGTGAAAGTTTATACCGTTTTACGAACGTATGGTGAGGAAATCTTCACGGCCAATGTCGAAACACTTTACGGGCTGGCACGGCGTTTTGCCGATCTGGTACGACACCGGCCTGACTTCGAACTCGCTGTTGAGCCAGAAAGCAATATCGTCTGTTTTCGCTATGTTGGCGGTGAGCCTATGTCCGACGAACTCGATGCACTGAATACGCAACTCCGCGATCGGTTGTTGAAAGATGGCCGCTTTTACATCGTACAAACGACATTACGAGGGCGGGTTTACCTGCGGGTATCGCTGATGAACCCGCTAACAACAGACGTTCAACTGGAGGGGTTGCTTGAGCAGATTCACGATATGAGTAGTGATTACTGCGCTAACCTTTAG
- a CDS encoding LysR substrate-binding domain-containing protein: MDIYQLKHFLALASTLNYRKTAENVFIAQPALSRQIQQLEREVGALLFKRDKRNVALTPAGIYLQQEAGRLIEQLEQAFRRTAQIHRGEAGEIRIGHASSAMQSILPKLLVSIREKTPDLRAILMETPNRFQMEALLNREIDVGFSPNIIAPPAISSRVVYTENFVVILPENHPVSPESFSDLSVFAHDSFILPPQSEGSGYVESIQAMCQQHGFLPHIAYESAYSGTVLRLVEAGMGISIEPMSALRGQNLRLKTIDLINVSQKAEMHMLWLTERTTELQPFFTLVDQIL, encoded by the coding sequence GTGGACATTTATCAGCTCAAGCATTTTCTGGCCTTAGCCAGTACACTAAATTACCGGAAGACTGCCGAGAACGTCTTCATTGCCCAACCTGCCCTGAGTCGACAGATTCAGCAGTTGGAGCGTGAAGTTGGTGCCTTATTATTCAAGCGCGATAAACGCAACGTTGCATTAACGCCGGCGGGCATCTATCTTCAACAGGAAGCAGGTCGTTTGATTGAACAACTGGAGCAGGCTTTTCGACGAACGGCACAAATTCATCGGGGCGAAGCGGGCGAGATTCGGATTGGCCATGCCAGTTCGGCCATGCAGTCAATTCTGCCGAAGTTACTGGTCAGTATTCGCGAGAAAACGCCTGATCTGCGGGCAATCCTGATGGAGACGCCCAATCGCTTTCAGATGGAAGCACTCCTGAATCGGGAAATAGACGTAGGCTTTTCGCCTAACATCATTGCTCCACCAGCCATCAGTAGCCGAGTTGTTTACACAGAGAACTTCGTGGTGATCTTGCCTGAAAATCATCCTGTAAGCCCGGAATCCTTTTCGGACCTGTCTGTTTTTGCCCACGACTCATTTATTTTGCCACCCCAGTCTGAAGGGAGTGGCTATGTCGAAAGCATTCAGGCGATGTGTCAGCAGCATGGTTTTCTGCCGCATATTGCCTATGAATCGGCTTACTCGGGGACGGTTTTACGGCTGGTAGAAGCAGGTATGGGTATTTCTATTGAACCGATGTCAGCATTGCGTGGTCAAAATCTTCGGCTCAAAACCATTGACTTAATCAACGTATCCCAGAAAGCAGAAATGCATATGCTATGGCTTACCGAACGTACCACCGAGCTCCAACCATTTTTTACCTTAGTCGACCAGATTTTATAA
- the meaB gene encoding methylmalonyl Co-A mutase-associated GTPase MeaB translates to MRNRLSSDQYATGILAGDRLLLSRAITLIESRRSDDQALAQEVLANVVAQTASSRSESSIRVGITGVPGVGKSTFIEALGKHLTELGHRLAVLAVDPTSQRSGGSLLGDKTRMETLSMNPDAYIRPSPAGDSLGGVAQRTRETILLCEAAGFDIILVETVGVGQSETVVHGMVDFFLLLMLAGAGDELQGMKRGIMELADALAITKADDDNIAHARRAQVDYQNALHLFPPTGTGWFPPVLTCSALTGDGIAAIWQMILEYQQLSTANGYRKQRRQEQQLTWFRSLIQHELNARFYAQAGMRERLETIENKVKAGTLLPVPAVQTLLDSSL, encoded by the coding sequence ATGCGTAACCGACTATCTTCCGATCAATACGCTACTGGTATTCTGGCCGGCGATCGGCTTCTTTTGAGCCGGGCTATTACGCTCATAGAAAGCCGACGCTCCGACGATCAGGCCCTGGCACAGGAGGTGCTGGCAAACGTAGTCGCTCAAACGGCCAGTTCACGCTCCGAATCATCCATTCGTGTCGGCATTACGGGTGTACCTGGTGTTGGTAAAAGCACATTCATCGAAGCCCTGGGTAAACACCTGACCGAACTTGGCCATCGACTGGCAGTGCTGGCCGTTGACCCCACCAGTCAACGCTCGGGCGGGAGCTTACTCGGTGACAAAACCCGCATGGAAACGTTGTCCATGAATCCAGATGCTTACATTCGTCCTTCGCCAGCAGGCGACTCGCTGGGGGGTGTAGCGCAACGCACGCGCGAGACCATTCTTTTGTGTGAAGCCGCCGGATTTGACATTATTTTGGTTGAAACGGTGGGCGTAGGTCAATCCGAAACGGTTGTTCATGGCATGGTCGATTTCTTTCTGCTGTTAATGCTGGCAGGGGCAGGCGACGAACTCCAGGGAATGAAACGTGGCATCATGGAGCTAGCCGATGCACTGGCCATTACCAAAGCCGACGACGATAATATAGCGCACGCCCGGCGTGCCCAGGTCGATTACCAGAATGCCTTACATCTCTTCCCGCCTACCGGTACAGGCTGGTTTCCACCCGTACTGACCTGCTCTGCCCTGACTGGCGATGGCATAGCAGCCATCTGGCAAATGATTCTGGAATACCAGCAGCTATCCACAGCGAATGGCTATCGTAAACAACGGAGACAGGAACAGCAATTAACCTGGTTTCGCTCGTTAATCCAGCACGAACTAAATGCCCGGTTTTACGCCCAGGCAGGCATGCGCGAGCGGCTGGAAACCATCGAAAATAAGGTCAAAGCAGGCACCTTGCTACCCGTTCCGGCCGTACAGACTTTGCTGGATTCCAGCCTTTAG
- a CDS encoding plastocyanin/azurin family copper-binding protein has translation MHRFLFLVSFLLTTLAASAQRDTLITISSSGGLQFDQKRLVVKPNTRLRLIFQNKDDMAHNLVVTRPNSRLRVVEFALALGAKGPAQHHVPIMDDVLAHTTSIEPGNTDSLTVTLAEGAYPFVCTYPGHGSIMYGVIYATNQPKLLPAPETDRNLPNPERTAEAAHHHAAESGHPYSLQLPAVYRTFMPDCGPAAIAVGLPDPEGGQSYVFDAGQCRLRYAWSGGFVDNTEQWDGKGQRFTKLVGDIYFRDTGGFPWKIGTTKQKVPQFKGYRLINRYPEFRYIVNGVEIRELIKPMASGRGLVRIFTLSPSKQSVTFVTTSQPGIRFKPSVGRVQNGAIQLPNGTRQFSLTVSTL, from the coding sequence ATGCACAGATTTCTATTCCTTGTTAGCTTTCTGCTAACAACTCTGGCGGCTTCTGCTCAACGAGATACATTGATCACCATCTCCTCATCGGGCGGCCTACAGTTTGACCAGAAACGTCTTGTTGTTAAACCTAATACGCGCCTGCGGCTCATTTTTCAGAATAAAGATGACATGGCCCATAATCTCGTTGTAACGCGGCCAAACTCGCGTCTGCGGGTGGTTGAGTTTGCCCTTGCTCTGGGCGCTAAAGGGCCGGCTCAGCATCATGTACCGATCATGGATGATGTGCTGGCGCATACAACGAGCATTGAGCCGGGCAACACCGACTCACTCACCGTCACCCTGGCCGAAGGGGCTTATCCGTTTGTATGTACCTACCCCGGACATGGTTCGATCATGTATGGCGTCATTTACGCAACAAATCAGCCGAAACTTCTCCCCGCTCCCGAAACGGATCGCAATCTACCGAACCCCGAACGGACAGCCGAAGCGGCCCATCATCATGCGGCAGAGTCTGGCCACCCTTACTCTTTACAATTACCTGCTGTGTACCGAACATTCATGCCCGATTGCGGCCCGGCAGCTATTGCGGTAGGTTTACCTGACCCTGAAGGTGGTCAGTCTTACGTGTTCGATGCTGGGCAGTGCCGGTTGCGCTATGCCTGGTCGGGTGGATTTGTGGATAACACAGAGCAGTGGGATGGCAAGGGGCAACGATTTACGAAACTGGTTGGCGACATCTATTTTCGGGATACGGGTGGTTTTCCCTGGAAAATCGGTACTACAAAGCAGAAAGTACCCCAATTTAAAGGCTATCGATTGATCAACCGATATCCTGAGTTCCGGTATATCGTAAACGGTGTCGAAATTCGGGAATTGATTAAACCTATGGCGAGTGGACGGGGGCTTGTCCGAATCTTTACGCTTAGTCCATCAAAACAGTCCGTCACTTTTGTCACTACGTCCCAGCCGGGCATCCGTTTCAAACCCTCAGTCGGTCGAGTGCAGAACGGAGCGATTCAGCTACCCAACGGAACGCGTCAGTTCTCTCTAACCGTATCAACACTCTAA
- a CDS encoding PQQ-dependent sugar dehydrogenase has protein sequence MLATLLLSALLVSSAPADTITDYYEVETIPTPPGLVAETGGLSFLPDGRLAACFHRGEVMLYNPKTKVWKLFAEGLHDPLGVVAVSNNQLLVIQRPELTRITDTNGDGLADQYETVTDQFGMSGNYHEFAFGPVRDAKGNLYISLNTASNGAGIRDEVRGQYDALGRQGRMYACVPYRGWIMQITPDGKVKPYASGFRSPNGLGFDAQGRLYVTDNQGDWLGTSKLYHVEEGKFYGHPASLVWRPGFPDIDPLTLSLKTLDSMRTVESISFPHEVMAHSPTQLVMDNTEGKFGPFAGQLFVGEMDFSRLIRILPDEVDGQIQGACIPFYDKAGGKIPLRIGNNRLAFAPDGSLWLGQTDHGWLGDRGIQRIRYKGAAAGVPLDILGMKLTTTGFDLTFTQPLDEATARDLANYRFKSYFYEYHRAYGSPQMDVHTVAVSAVKLSTDRKTVSLTLDELKASRIYELNLGSLLANNGQKKLANHLICYTLNRLVKDDASSVRKTH, from the coding sequence ATGCTTGCTACCCTTCTTCTCTCGGCTCTGCTTGTTTCCTCGGCACCGGCTGACACCATAACTGATTATTACGAAGTCGAAACCATTCCTACGCCACCAGGTCTGGTTGCTGAAACAGGTGGTTTGTCATTTTTGCCGGATGGGCGACTGGCGGCTTGCTTCCATCGGGGTGAGGTAATGCTTTACAACCCAAAAACAAAGGTCTGGAAACTCTTCGCCGAAGGTTTACACGACCCCCTGGGCGTTGTTGCCGTTAGTAATAATCAGCTATTAGTTATTCAACGGCCTGAACTGACACGCATCACCGACACAAACGGCGACGGTCTGGCCGATCAATACGAAACCGTAACGGATCAGTTCGGCATGTCGGGTAATTATCATGAGTTCGCGTTTGGACCCGTGCGCGATGCAAAAGGGAATCTATACATCAGCCTCAATACAGCGTCGAATGGCGCTGGTATCCGCGACGAAGTACGGGGACAGTATGACGCGCTTGGGCGACAGGGACGAATGTATGCCTGCGTGCCTTATCGGGGCTGGATTATGCAGATCACGCCCGATGGCAAGGTAAAGCCCTATGCCAGTGGCTTCAGGTCGCCTAATGGCCTTGGATTCGACGCACAGGGTAGACTATACGTTACCGATAACCAGGGCGACTGGCTCGGAACCAGTAAGTTATACCACGTTGAAGAGGGCAAATTCTATGGTCATCCGGCGAGTCTGGTCTGGCGGCCTGGGTTCCCGGACATTGACCCACTGACATTGTCCCTAAAAACCCTGGACAGCATGCGAACGGTTGAATCAATTTCTTTTCCGCATGAGGTCATGGCTCACTCGCCAACGCAACTCGTTATGGATAATACGGAAGGAAAATTTGGCCCCTTCGCCGGACAACTCTTTGTGGGTGAAATGGATTTTTCGCGCCTTATCCGCATACTACCCGACGAAGTGGACGGGCAAATACAAGGGGCCTGCATTCCATTCTATGACAAGGCTGGAGGAAAAATTCCGCTTCGGATTGGCAATAACCGGCTTGCTTTCGCACCCGACGGCAGTTTGTGGCTTGGCCAGACCGATCACGGGTGGCTTGGAGACCGGGGCATTCAGCGAATCCGATATAAGGGTGCAGCCGCTGGCGTTCCACTAGACATTCTGGGTATGAAGTTAACGACCACCGGTTTCGATCTGACATTTACTCAACCGCTTGATGAAGCAACGGCCCGTGATCTGGCTAACTATCGATTCAAGAGTTATTTTTATGAATACCATCGAGCCTACGGTTCACCGCAAATGGATGTTCATACGGTAGCCGTTTCGGCAGTTAAACTATCCACCGACCGTAAAACGGTCTCTCTTACGCTCGATGAGTTGAAAGCCAGCCGTATTTATGAGCTGAATTTAGGCAGTTTACTGGCCAATAATGGGCAGAAGAAATTAGCGAATCACTTGATTTGCTATACACTAAATCGGCTGGTTAAAGACGACGCTTCATCGGTCCGTAAAACGCACTAA
- a CDS encoding ArnT family glycosyltransferase: protein MVNNSVTHLSWFRYLIRWPALTVGLLLIALLSHLGYLPLDTSSDEPRRALVALEMMLSGDYITPTLNGELYFNKPPLYNWIIIASYKLFGNYSSFTLRLPMVAALLLFGLTIFGFVRRYMPVRADRSSMVAFVVAMMVLTNGRVLIYDSLWSSIDIPFAWLTYSAMMLVYHFDQRRNYWALFLATYTLTALGFLTKGLPSVVFQGFTLLSWFVYTRQFRRLWHPAHFVGIGLFLVITGSYYVAYFSRNQIPLENVASVLFDESTKRTVVTFGVGETLLHLLTFPFEMIYHFVPYLLLICLLFRRGSLDQIKAEPFIAFNAIIFLANVLVYWSSPQVYARYLIGLLPLLFTVLAYFYYEKSTPAHSPRKWVEWIWLVLTGIVTIGCWVAIFHPKTRVVDGIIWKTGLVFILLSASTWWLWQDTENRLGRMLLVMVVVRIGINWIALPGRLASRQFYKNESERIARKTIGTPLYGYRETIGSTGATDVNSFHIAALRGQILRKTDRKMANVYYIADSVSLLGERYEAIDTMRLFDRHPARLVRFTDR, encoded by the coding sequence GTGGTCAATAATTCAGTAACTCATCTTTCCTGGTTTCGTTACCTGATTCGCTGGCCTGCATTGACAGTTGGCCTGTTGCTGATCGCTTTACTATCACATCTGGGTTACCTGCCACTTGATACGAGTTCTGACGAGCCGCGCCGGGCATTGGTAGCGCTCGAAATGATGCTGTCGGGCGATTACATTACCCCAACCCTGAACGGTGAATTGTACTTCAATAAACCACCGCTTTACAACTGGATTATTATCGCTTCTTATAAGCTCTTTGGCAATTACTCGTCGTTTACGCTGCGGCTGCCGATGGTAGCTGCCTTGTTGCTGTTTGGCCTGACGATATTCGGTTTCGTACGGCGATACATGCCCGTTCGCGCTGATCGGTCATCTATGGTCGCTTTCGTTGTTGCGATGATGGTGCTGACGAATGGCCGGGTTCTGATTTATGACTCGCTCTGGAGTTCAATTGACATCCCCTTTGCCTGGTTGACCTATTCGGCAATGATGCTGGTTTACCACTTTGATCAACGCCGTAACTATTGGGCCTTGTTTCTGGCCACCTACACGCTGACAGCCCTTGGTTTTCTGACAAAAGGCTTGCCATCGGTTGTATTTCAAGGGTTTACCCTGTTAAGCTGGTTTGTTTATACCCGCCAGTTCCGACGGTTGTGGCATCCTGCTCATTTTGTAGGTATTGGCTTATTTCTCGTCATTACAGGAAGTTACTACGTCGCTTATTTTAGCCGAAATCAGATACCGCTGGAAAACGTAGCCAGCGTTTTGTTCGACGAAAGTACAAAACGCACAGTAGTTACATTTGGCGTAGGGGAGACGCTGCTCCATCTGTTGACGTTTCCGTTTGAGATGATTTATCATTTTGTGCCCTATCTTTTACTGATCTGTCTGCTTTTTCGTCGGGGTAGTCTGGATCAGATTAAAGCTGAGCCCTTCATTGCGTTTAATGCGATCATATTTCTGGCCAATGTGCTGGTTTACTGGTCATCACCACAGGTCTATGCACGTTACCTTATCGGCTTGTTGCCACTTTTGTTTACGGTGTTAGCCTACTTCTATTACGAAAAAAGTACGCCAGCTCATTCGCCACGCAAATGGGTCGAATGGATTTGGCTGGTATTAACAGGTATTGTTACTATAGGCTGCTGGGTAGCCATTTTTCACCCAAAAACGCGCGTAGTCGATGGCATAATCTGGAAAACGGGTCTCGTTTTTATCCTGCTGTCGGCCAGCACCTGGTGGTTGTGGCAGGATACCGAAAACCGGCTCGGGCGTATGTTGCTGGTGATGGTTGTGGTACGAATCGGAATCAACTGGATTGCCTTGCCAGGTCGGCTGGCGTCCCGACAGTTTTATAAAAATGAATCGGAACGTATTGCCAGAAAAACGATCGGTACGCCGTTGTATGGCTACCGGGAAACGATTGGCAGTACCGGAGCAACGGATGTAAATTCTTTTCACATTGCTGCGCTTAGAGGACAGATTCTACGAAAGACGGATCGTAAAATGGCCAATGTGTATTATATCGCCGATTCGGTTAGCCTGCTGGGTGAACGTTACGAGGCCATCGACACGATGCGTTTGTTTGACCGCCATCCCGCCCGATTAGTGCGTTTTACGGACCGATGA
- a CDS encoding SusD/RagB family nutrient-binding outer membrane lipoprotein has product MKFKTIIIAALVAVIGTSCDPKSYLDVNTNPNQLPTASPSFVFTNALNTSARNIAGNTDGQGSSEIGFYWSGQWTQGNGYIINTAQFAYQFTNGDFNYWDPYYDNLQDYQFVIDNADANSQKYLKGPSKVMKAMLYQHLVDMYGNLPYSDALKATTSLAPKFDDQKAVYESLIALLDEAITDLKANAFASAFTGSDIVFAGNITKWVQFANSLKMRILIRQSKVSGRDTYIKTEVNKIVTEGSGFITASEVTVGGPSFFLATAGKLNPVYDRWGYDANGAKRALNNYPRLTQFLVNSLKASGDTLRLKRIAYANGGENSSTPGVSTLKEVAANYSGTPFGASSGYLPANTTSLGPSLIVKGEYNRPYILMTASEVQFLLAEAKQRFTDVTLPNTAKAYFEEGIVQSFRVLGANTAGAAAFKGSKIQNYDWDASTDKLAAIAIQKWISFVNFNGLEAWAEYRRTNLPVIPQSIQVPDNKRPVRFFYPNTESGSNTANVTAQGNIDAFATKLFWDVD; this is encoded by the coding sequence ATGAAATTCAAAACAATAATTATAGCCGCTTTAGTGGCCGTGATTGGTACGAGCTGTGATCCAAAATCATATCTGGACGTTAACACCAATCCGAATCAGTTGCCAACCGCTTCACCGAGCTTTGTCTTTACAAATGCCCTGAATACGTCAGCCAGAAATATTGCTGGAAATACGGATGGGCAGGGATCAAGCGAGATCGGTTTCTACTGGTCCGGCCAATGGACGCAGGGCAATGGGTATATCATCAATACGGCTCAATTCGCCTATCAATTTACCAATGGCGATTTCAACTATTGGGACCCATACTATGATAATTTGCAGGATTACCAGTTTGTAATCGACAATGCTGACGCTAATAGCCAGAAGTATCTGAAAGGCCCCTCAAAAGTCATGAAAGCCATGCTGTATCAGCATCTGGTCGACATGTATGGGAACCTGCCGTATTCTGATGCATTGAAAGCGACAACGTCACTGGCCCCGAAATTCGATGATCAGAAAGCGGTCTACGAATCGCTTATTGCCTTGTTAGACGAGGCTATTACGGATTTAAAAGCCAATGCCTTCGCCAGTGCTTTTACGGGGTCCGATATTGTCTTCGCTGGTAATATTACCAAATGGGTTCAATTTGCCAACTCCCTCAAAATGAGGATTCTTATCCGTCAGTCTAAAGTTTCAGGGCGCGATACGTATATCAAAACTGAAGTTAATAAGATTGTTACCGAGGGTTCTGGTTTTATTACGGCATCAGAGGTTACGGTTGGGGGGCCTTCGTTCTTTTTAGCGACAGCCGGGAAACTAAATCCTGTATACGACCGCTGGGGTTATGACGCTAATGGAGCTAAACGAGCCCTTAATAACTATCCGCGCTTAACGCAGTTTCTCGTCAATAGCCTCAAAGCATCTGGTGATACTCTACGTTTGAAGCGGATTGCCTATGCCAATGGCGGTGAGAATTCCAGTACGCCCGGCGTAAGTACCCTCAAAGAAGTTGCTGCCAATTACTCAGGAACGCCGTTTGGGGCCAGCTCGGGTTACTTACCAGCCAATACAACCTCTCTGGGGCCAAGTCTGATCGTGAAAGGGGAATATAACCGTCCTTACATTCTTATGACAGCCTCTGAAGTGCAATTCCTGTTGGCAGAAGCGAAACAGCGCTTTACTGATGTAACACTACCTAATACAGCGAAAGCGTACTTTGAAGAAGGCATTGTTCAGTCCTTCCGCGTGCTGGGGGCCAATACGGCCGGTGCTGCGGCTTTTAAGGGTAGCAAAATCCAAAACTATGACTGGGATGCATCGACTGATAAATTGGCTGCGATAGCTATTCAGAAATGGATCTCATTTGTCAACTTCAATGGACTGGAGGCTTGGGCTGAATACCGACGGACGAACCTGCCGGTTATTCCGCAAAGTATTCAGGTGCCTGACAACAAACGTCCAGTGCGGTTTTTCTACCCAAATACGGAGTCTGGTTCAAATACAGCCAACGTAACTGCTCAGGGCAACATTGACGCATTTGCGACGAAACTGTTCTGGGACGTAGACTAA